In Candidatus Methylomirabilota bacterium, a genomic segment contains:
- a CDS encoding nucleotidyltransferase domain-containing protein has product MTDNFAIERTRFARMARRNARAYLYKDKVRLKKYFYVLRPLLAIKHIEEGLGILPVRFQDLVDLVAPTRIRQAISNLPELKAQTSELGLGDPIPEIGEFIEGELERHGVRPSPVRVGRICW; this is encoded by the coding sequence ATGACGGATAACTTCGCAATCGAGCGGACGCGCTTCGCGCGCATGGCACGCCGCAATGCGCGAGCGTACCTGTATAAGGACAAGGTGCGCCTTAAGAAGTACTTCTACGTGCTCCGTCCCTTGTTGGCGATAAAACACATTGAAGAAGGACTCGGTATACTTCCGGTGCGTTTTCAGGACCTAGTCGATTTGGTGGCGCCAACGCGAATCCGACAGGCCATATCGAATCTTCCCGAGTTAAAAGCGCAAACCTCGGAACTCGGTCTCGGTGATCCTATCCCCGAGATCGGTGAATTCATTGAGGGTGAATTGGAGCGCCACGGTGTGCGACCTTCTCCGGTCAGGGTCGGCCGGATCTGTTGGTAG
- a CDS encoding DUF4926 domain-containing protein, which produces MTYRVLDTIVLDRDVPEYGLRKGDLGAVVEVYEPDGLEVEFVTASGRTAALLTLGVRDVRAVADDDLVAVRTCRRSA; this is translated from the coding sequence ATGACGTATCGCGTTTTGGACACCATCGTTCTCGACCGGGACGTACCCGAGTATGGGCTGCGGAAGGGCGATCTGGGCGCGGTGGTGGAGGTCTATGAGCCCGACGGGCTCGAGGTGGAGTTTGTGACCGCGTCTGGCAGGACAGCAGCGCTCCTTACGCTGGGCGTCCGGGACGTCCGCGCGGTAGCTGACGACGATCTCGTCGCCGTCAGAACGTGCCGACGCTCGGCTTGA
- a CDS encoding ABC transporter substrate-binding protein, with protein MVTRKEFMPVVVVLVLGVLTAGPATEAQPKTARVGYLEFGSAAPGTPHLEAFRRGLREYGWIDGQNMVIEVRYAEGRQGRLPELAADLVRLKVDIIFASTTPSALAAKQATTTIPIVIGFVADPVGSGLVPRLARPGGNITGWTHLAGVELNAKRLEILKEAVPEAARIAALWNPANPIHGPSLKVIEAAARRLKVQLHAMAVRDPQDLQGAFSAMTQERVQALTVPPDGMFLAHQARIIDLAATYRIPAMYGVRELAGAGGLMAYGVNLPEMYRHGALFVDRILKGAKPGDLPVEQPTKFELIINLTTAKALGLPIPQSLLIRADQLID; from the coding sequence ATGGTTACTCGCAAGGAATTTATGCCTGTCGTCGTCGTCCTCGTCCTCGGCGTACTCACTGCCGGGCCTGCCACTGAGGCACAGCCGAAGACAGCCCGGGTAGGGTATCTTGAGTTCGGATCGGCGGCCCCCGGTACACCGCACCTGGAGGCGTTTCGCCGAGGGCTTCGCGAGTACGGTTGGATCGACGGCCAGAACATGGTCATTGAGGTTCGATACGCCGAGGGACGGCAGGGTCGGCTCCCCGAGCTTGCGGCTGATCTGGTACGCCTCAAGGTTGACATTATCTTCGCCTCGACGACGCCATCAGCGCTGGCAGCCAAGCAAGCCACCACGACGATTCCGATCGTCATCGGATTTGTCGCCGATCCGGTCGGGAGTGGACTCGTCCCTCGCTTGGCGCGCCCCGGGGGCAACATCACGGGCTGGACACACCTCGCAGGCGTGGAGTTGAATGCGAAACGCCTTGAGATCCTCAAGGAGGCGGTGCCCGAAGCCGCTCGGATTGCTGCCCTCTGGAACCCCGCCAACCCGATACATGGACCGAGTTTGAAGGTGATCGAAGCCGCAGCGCGGCGGCTCAAGGTACAGCTTCATGCGATGGCGGTGCGGGACCCCCAAGACCTCCAGGGTGCTTTTTCGGCGATGACCCAAGAGCGCGTGCAAGCTCTCACGGTACCTCCGGACGGGATGTTCCTGGCTCATCAAGCACGGATCATCGACCTCGCCGCGACGTACCGAATCCCGGCGATGTACGGAGTCAGGGAACTCGCCGGGGCTGGTGGTCTGATGGCCTATGGAGTGAATTTGCCAGAGATGTACCGGCATGGGGCGTTGTTTGTGGACAGGATCCTGAAGGGCGCCAAGCCTGGCGACCTCCCCGTGGAGCAACCGACGAAGTTTGAGCTGATCATCAACCTCACCACCGCCAAGGCCCTCGGCTTGCCGATTCCACAATCGCTCTTGATTCGGGCGGACCAGCTGATCGATTGA
- a CDS encoding ABC transporter substrate-binding protein: protein MDGSTASWHVRPPILRFAVALSLALGIFVAPLLAVAQPGQKVFRLGFLAVASRTPDGAPPGPLREALRGLGYVEGKNIVYEARFAEGFVERLPGLAAELVRLKMDVIATNGGPATVAAKQATSSIPIIMATFAGDAVETGLIASLARPGANVTGLTDESIQLSGKRMELLKEALPTARVIAILWNANDQGMTLRYREIEKAARTLRVEVQALGLRGPDDFAEVFSAMARRRPDAMFLVADGLTTTNRKRVVEFATSHRIPAMYEWNFIVREGGLMSYGVSVEDTYRTAARYIDRIFKGANPAGVPAEQPTRYYLTVNRKTAATLGLTLPQSLLLRTDEIVE from the coding sequence ATGGACGGCTCCACGGCGTCTTGGCATGTTCGACCGCCCATCCTGAGGTTCGCCGTTGCGCTATCACTGGCGCTCGGCATCTTCGTGGCTCCCCTACTGGCCGTAGCGCAACCCGGCCAGAAGGTGTTTCGGCTCGGTTTCCTCGCGGTAGCAAGTCGGACACCCGACGGTGCGCCCCCCGGCCCGCTCCGCGAGGCGTTGCGCGGTCTCGGCTATGTCGAGGGCAAGAACATCGTGTACGAAGCCCGCTTTGCGGAGGGCTTTGTGGAGCGACTGCCGGGCCTGGCCGCCGAGCTCGTGCGACTCAAGATGGACGTGATCGCGACGAATGGCGGGCCGGCGACGGTGGCGGCGAAGCAAGCGACCTCCTCGATTCCGATCATCATGGCGACGTTTGCCGGAGACGCGGTGGAGACTGGGCTGATAGCCAGCCTCGCGCGTCCCGGTGCGAATGTGACTGGGTTGACCGACGAATCGATTCAGCTCAGCGGCAAGCGTATGGAACTCCTGAAGGAAGCATTGCCGACGGCGCGTGTAATTGCCATCCTCTGGAACGCAAACGATCAAGGGATGACACTTCGTTACCGTGAGATTGAAAAGGCCGCGCGCACCCTCAGGGTGGAGGTGCAAGCCCTTGGGCTGCGGGGGCCCGATGACTTCGCCGAGGTGTTTTCTGCGATGGCGCGCCGTCGTCCAGACGCCATGTTCCTGGTGGCAGACGGGCTTACCACTACGAATCGCAAGCGGGTTGTCGAGTTCGCGACCAGCCACCGCATTCCCGCCATGTATGAATGGAACTTCATCGTCCGGGAGGGTGGGCTGATGTCCTACGGAGTCAGCGTGGAAGACACTTACCGAACGGCGGCACGTTACATTGATCGGATCTTCAAAGGCGCCAACCCGGCCGGCGTGCCCGCGGAACAGCCGACGAGATACTATCTCACCGTCAATCGTAAGACGGCCGCGACGCTGGGATTAACCCTGCCCCAATCGCTGCTGCTCAGGACAGACGAGATCGTCGAGTGA
- a CDS encoding UbiD family decarboxylase, whose protein sequence is MEERSTVDVPRDLREWIARAEAIGQIQRIRQPVARDEMGAITYMAHQTPNAPAPLFESIEGCRPGFRALWNLIGSSTDRFALAIGEPTGLPVMELIRRCKSRFTQSLAPVFLDPSQAPVNANHIYGDDVDVMIFPAGRHWPRDGGPYIGTGDAVITRDPDAGWLNVGCYRQMVHDGKHVGLYLSPGKDARLHIERYWSRGEPCEVVAAWGVDPAMFIAASLTFPKTVSELDFIGGIAGRPVELCKGQAGGVPYPARAEIVIEGVVHPEALKREGPFGEFTGYYGRPEDFAFVVEVKAIHHRDEPILTHALMADYPANETSLLYSIARSAKIWNDLDRLGVPGIQGVYCHPAAAGGWGMTIVSLEQRYAGHAPQALALAAQCPGGAYFAKWIVAVDEDVDPSNMNQVLWAMATRCNPVEDIDILRSTWSTWLDPTQNPPEERPYGSKALINACMEHRYIKQFSKRTKVSRSVYESVARRWSELGFTGTPPKLWALED, encoded by the coding sequence ATGGAAGAGCGCAGCACGGTCGATGTCCCGCGCGATCTGCGGGAGTGGATAGCCCGGGCCGAGGCGATCGGCCAGATCCAGCGCATCCGGCAGCCGGTCGCCCGGGACGAGATGGGCGCCATCACGTACATGGCCCACCAGACGCCCAACGCGCCGGCGCCGCTGTTCGAGAGCATCGAGGGCTGCCGGCCAGGCTTCCGCGCCCTGTGGAACCTGATCGGCTCCAGCACCGACCGCTTCGCCCTCGCCATCGGGGAGCCGACCGGCCTGCCGGTGATGGAGCTCATCCGCCGCTGCAAGAGCCGGTTCACGCAGAGCCTGGCGCCGGTCTTCCTCGACCCCAGCCAGGCGCCCGTGAACGCCAACCACATCTATGGCGACGACGTCGACGTCATGATCTTCCCGGCCGGCCGCCACTGGCCGCGCGACGGCGGCCCGTACATCGGCACCGGCGACGCCGTCATCACGCGCGATCCGGACGCCGGCTGGCTGAACGTGGGCTGCTACCGCCAGATGGTCCACGACGGCAAGCACGTCGGCCTGTACCTGTCGCCGGGCAAGGACGCGCGCCTGCACATCGAGCGGTACTGGAGCCGGGGGGAGCCCTGCGAGGTCGTCGCGGCGTGGGGCGTGGACCCGGCCATGTTCATCGCGGCCTCGCTCACGTTTCCCAAGACGGTCTCCGAGCTGGACTTCATCGGCGGGATCGCCGGCCGGCCCGTGGAGCTCTGCAAGGGTCAGGCGGGCGGGGTGCCGTACCCGGCGCGCGCCGAGATCGTGATCGAGGGGGTCGTGCATCCCGAGGCCCTCAAGCGCGAGGGGCCCTTCGGCGAGTTCACCGGCTACTACGGCCGGCCCGAGGACTTCGCCTTCGTCGTGGAAGTGAAGGCCATTCACCACCGCGACGAGCCCATCCTCACGCACGCGCTCATGGCCGACTATCCGGCGAACGAGACGAGCCTGCTCTACTCCATCGCCCGGTCGGCCAAGATCTGGAACGACCTCGATCGCCTGGGCGTGCCGGGCATCCAGGGTGTCTACTGCCATCCCGCCGCCGCGGGGGGCTGGGGCATGACGATCGTCTCGCTGGAGCAGCGCTATGCCGGCCACGCCCCCCAGGCGCTGGCCCTGGCCGCGCAGTGTCCGGGCGGCGCCTACTTCGCGAAGTGGATCGTCGCCGTCGACGAGGACGTCGATCCCTCGAACATGAACCAGGTGCTGTGGGCCATGGCCACGCGCTGCAATCCGGTCGAGGACATCGACATCCTGCGATCCACGTGGTCGACCTGGCTCGATCCCACCCAGAACCCGCCGGAGGAACGGCCCTACGGCTCGAAGGCGCTGATCAACGCCTGCATGGAGCACCGGTACATCAAGCAGTTCTCCAAGCGCACGAAGGTCAGCCGCTCCGTCTACGAGTCGGTGGCCCGTCGCTGGAGCGAGCTCGGGTTCACGGGCACGCCGCCGAAGCTCTGGGCCCTCGAGGACTGA
- a CDS encoding xanthine dehydrogenase family protein molybdopterin-binding subunit, protein MIGQSVRRREDVRLLTGRGRYVADLPLDGAVHVAVVRSPHAHAEILGIDVAAARRQSGVIGIFTLGDLPELRGCLPPPAVPGGTVRAYRQSALADGLVRFVGEPVAVVVAADAYRAVDGAEAVRVDYERHPAVVDPQDAIRPGGVLVHQDWGTNVATTVTMETGDVDGARARATHVVTRRFRCGRLTALPLEPRGVAARWDPVEETLHVWSSTQMPYGVRQRVAETLGLAPEAVRVTAPDVGGGFGTKGPTYPEEIIVATLARRLGRPVRWSDTREGSFGSTAHAGDQVHDMTLALAADGAILALEDDFLIDAGAYLPRGAVVAGVTVPHLLNLYRIPAVRCRGRIVVTHKVPAAPYRGAGRTQATFVTERLLDIAARQMGLDPAELRRRNLLSRGEMPHDRGVPYRDGMPLIHDSGDYPALLETALKRAEYPEFRVRQRAARREGQALGLGVAAYSEATGIGPHEGARVDIDGGGRVLVSTGAPSQGQGHETTLAQICADRLGVPLESVSVVGGDTARFPSGAGTFASRIAVIVGNAVAQAADDVRQKTRHVAARALECSPDDVVIADGRAHVKGSPNRALALGAVAALAQRPDVVRDLGEPGLSATRYVSPSSVTWAAGVHVATVEVDRETGAVKVLGYHAVHDAGHEINPLIVEGQTHGGAAQGIGAALSEAIVYDASGQLLTRTLMDYALPRADEVPAIDVTSCDSPSPLNPLGVKGTGEGSAVAGPAAIANAVADALGSDGPEITHVPVLAIEVWRRDTSAGLR, encoded by the coding sequence ATGATCGGCCAGTCGGTCCGCCGCCGGGAGGACGTCCGCCTGCTGACGGGCCGCGGCCGGTACGTCGCCGACCTCCCGCTCGACGGCGCAGTGCACGTGGCCGTCGTGCGAAGCCCGCATGCCCACGCCGAGATTTTGGGCATCGACGTCGCGGCGGCCCGCCGGCAGTCCGGCGTCATCGGCATTTTCACCCTGGGCGATCTCCCCGAGCTCCGGGGGTGTCTGCCGCCTCCCGCCGTTCCCGGCGGTACGGTCCGCGCGTATCGGCAGTCGGCGCTGGCCGACGGCCTCGTGCGCTTCGTGGGCGAGCCGGTGGCCGTGGTCGTGGCCGCCGACGCGTACCGGGCGGTCGATGGCGCCGAGGCCGTCCGCGTGGACTACGAGCGCCACCCGGCCGTCGTCGATCCCCAGGACGCGATCCGCCCCGGCGGTGTCCTGGTTCACCAGGACTGGGGCACGAACGTCGCCACCACGGTCACGATGGAGACGGGCGACGTCGACGGCGCCCGGGCCCGGGCCACCCACGTGGTGACCCGTCGGTTTCGGTGCGGCCGGCTCACGGCGTTGCCGCTCGAGCCGCGCGGGGTGGCCGCGCGGTGGGACCCCGTGGAGGAGACGCTGCACGTGTGGTCGAGCACGCAGATGCCGTACGGCGTGCGGCAGCGCGTGGCCGAGACGCTGGGGCTCGCACCCGAGGCCGTCCGGGTGACGGCGCCCGACGTGGGGGGCGGCTTCGGCACCAAGGGTCCGACGTACCCCGAGGAAATCATCGTCGCGACGCTGGCCCGCCGGCTGGGGCGGCCCGTCCGCTGGAGCGACACGCGGGAGGGCAGCTTCGGCAGCACCGCGCACGCCGGCGACCAGGTCCACGACATGACGCTGGCCCTCGCCGCCGACGGCGCGATCCTGGCGCTGGAGGACGACTTTCTGATCGACGCCGGCGCCTATCTGCCGCGCGGCGCGGTGGTGGCTGGCGTCACCGTGCCTCACCTGCTGAACCTCTACCGCATCCCCGCTGTTCGCTGCCGGGGCCGCATCGTGGTCACCCACAAGGTGCCGGCGGCGCCGTACCGCGGCGCCGGCCGGACCCAGGCGACGTTCGTCACCGAGCGCCTGCTCGACATCGCCGCGCGCCAGATGGGGCTGGACCCGGCCGAGCTACGCCGCCGTAATCTCCTGAGCCGGGGCGAGATGCCGCACGACCGGGGCGTGCCGTACCGCGACGGGATGCCGCTGATCCACGACTCGGGCGATTACCCGGCGTTGCTGGAGACCGCCCTGAAGCGCGCGGAGTATCCGGAGTTTCGCGTCCGTCAGCGCGCGGCGCGCCGCGAGGGCCAAGCGCTCGGCCTGGGAGTGGCCGCCTACAGCGAGGCGACCGGCATCGGACCGCACGAGGGCGCCCGCGTCGACATCGACGGGGGTGGCCGCGTGCTCGTGAGCACCGGCGCGCCATCCCAGGGGCAGGGCCACGAGACGACGCTGGCCCAGATCTGTGCCGACCGGCTGGGCGTCCCGCTCGAGTCGGTCTCGGTGGTCGGCGGCGACACCGCGCGCTTTCCGTCCGGCGCCGGCACCTTTGCCAGCCGGATCGCGGTGATCGTGGGCAATGCCGTGGCCCAGGCCGCCGACGACGTGCGACAGAAGACCAGGCACGTGGCCGCCCGCGCGCTCGAATGCTCGCCCGATGACGTGGTCATCGCCGACGGCCGCGCCCATGTGAAGGGCTCGCCGAATCGCGCGCTGGCCCTCGGCGCCGTGGCCGCGCTGGCCCAGCGCCCGGACGTCGTGCGTGATCTCGGTGAGCCGGGACTCAGCGCGACGCGGTACGTGAGCCCATCGAGCGTGACCTGGGCGGCCGGAGTCCACGTGGCCACGGTCGAGGTGGACCGGGAGACGGGCGCGGTGAAGGTGCTCGGCTATCACGCCGTGCACGACGCCGGGCACGAGATCAACCCGCTGATCGTGGAGGGCCAGACCCACGGCGGCGCGGCCCAGGGCATCGGGGCGGCGCTGTCGGAAGCGATCGTTTACGACGCCAGCGGCCAGCTCCTCACCCGGACGCTCATGGACTACGCGCTGCCGCGTGCCGACGAGGTGCCGGCCATCGACGTGACGAGCTGCGACTCGCCCTCGCCGCTCAACCCGCTCGGAGTGAAGGGGACCGGCGAGGGCTCCGCGGTCGCCGGCCCGGCGGCGATCGCCAACGCCGTGGCCGACGCGCTGGGAAGCGACGGCCCCGAGATCACCCACGTGCCCGTCCTGGCCATCGAGGTGTGGCGGCGTGACACGTCGGCCGGCCTGAGGTAA
- a CDS encoding LLM class flavin-dependent oxidoreductase: protein MRIGFHLTPFWSPTDRPPTVIIDEAIEVVRAAARLGFAWVSVGHHWVSYPTVWPHPIPLLARLAPETGLMRLKTSMLLLPLLNPVDAAENVVTLDHITHGRLDVGVAIGYREKELAAAGLTRKDRVPKLEESLALMKRLWSGEEVTFEGAYTRLTGGRLGMLPAQRPYPPLEMGAQSVGATRRAARLVDAVFFGPQVAWRDVARLVGIYREARTAEGPGTPGTAFASRSLIVGASKEAARTAARAYLERTFAMYRGWEMQEPTMVPLQLGFDGNLDDWTINGTPAQCVETIARAGEMGLDGIGFTIYSLPPGAAARIAYLQMIAEEIVKPVTASAAASAPRRR, encoded by the coding sequence ATGCGCATCGGCTTCCACCTCACGCCGTTCTGGAGTCCGACCGATCGCCCGCCGACCGTCATCATCGACGAGGCGATCGAGGTGGTGCGCGCGGCGGCGCGGCTGGGCTTCGCCTGGGTCTCGGTGGGCCATCACTGGGTCTCCTATCCGACGGTGTGGCCCCATCCCATCCCGCTGCTGGCTCGGTTGGCCCCCGAGACGGGCCTCATGCGGCTCAAGACCTCCATGCTGCTGCTGCCGCTCTTGAACCCGGTCGACGCCGCCGAGAATGTCGTCACCCTGGATCACATCACGCACGGCCGCCTCGACGTGGGGGTAGCCATCGGCTACCGGGAGAAGGAGCTGGCGGCGGCCGGGCTGACGCGCAAGGACCGCGTGCCCAAGCTCGAGGAATCGCTGGCCCTCATGAAACGGCTCTGGAGCGGTGAGGAAGTGACGTTCGAGGGCGCGTACACGCGCCTGACCGGCGGCCGGCTCGGCATGCTGCCGGCCCAGCGGCCATACCCTCCGCTGGAGATGGGGGCGCAGAGCGTGGGCGCCACGCGCCGGGCCGCGCGGCTGGTGGACGCCGTGTTCTTTGGCCCCCAGGTGGCCTGGCGCGACGTGGCACGCCTGGTCGGCATCTATCGCGAGGCGCGGACCGCCGAGGGGCCGGGGACGCCGGGCACCGCGTTCGCCTCGCGCAGCCTGATCGTCGGCGCGAGCAAGGAGGCGGCGAGAACGGCCGCCCGCGCGTATCTCGAGCGGACGTTCGCCATGTACCGGGGCTGGGAGATGCAGGAGCCCACCATGGTGCCGCTGCAGCTCGGCTTCGACGGCAACCTCGACGACTGGACGATCAACGGCACGCCCGCCCAGTGCGTGGAGACCATCGCCCGGGCCGGCGAGATGGGGCTCGACGGCATCGGCTTCACCATCTACAGCCTGCCGCCGGGCGCCGCCGCGCGGATCGCGTATCTGCAGATGATCGCCGAGGAGATCGTGAAGCCGGTCACCGCATCGGCAGCGGCATCAGCTCCTCGGCGAAGATGA
- a CDS encoding MBL fold metallo-hydrolase, translating into MSRVFVLGAGTPTPTPHRFGSAYAVEVGGEYLMFDCGPAATHKLVKAGIFPTQVNYLFFTHHHFDHDVDYPCFLLCRWDQSIGKEKMLQVYGPTLTETITERILGEEGAFAHDWKARVNHPLSQRVFVNRGGTLPRKPPSVQVRDVGPGLIHRGPDWQVTAAPAEHVQPYLDSLAYRLDSAAGSVVFTGDTQPCPSVIDLARGADTMLCMCWDDQERMGSMGENFGQCGTTGAAEMAKAAGVKRLVLVHTGPHLSGHGPMEKGIGDVRRIYDGEIIFAEELMPLPMR; encoded by the coding sequence ATGTCCAGAGTGTTCGTCCTCGGTGCCGGCACGCCGACGCCGACGCCGCATCGGTTCGGCTCGGCCTACGCGGTGGAGGTCGGCGGCGAGTACCTCATGTTCGACTGCGGGCCCGCCGCCACCCACAAGCTCGTGAAGGCCGGCATCTTCCCGACCCAGGTCAACTACCTGTTCTTCACGCACCACCACTTCGACCACGACGTGGACTATCCGTGCTTCCTGCTCTGCCGGTGGGACCAGAGCATCGGCAAGGAGAAGATGCTTCAGGTGTACGGTCCCACGCTCACGGAGACGATCACCGAGCGGATCCTGGGCGAGGAGGGCGCGTTCGCCCACGACTGGAAGGCCCGCGTCAATCATCCGCTCTCGCAGCGCGTGTTCGTCAACCGCGGCGGGACGCTGCCGCGCAAGCCACCGTCCGTGCAGGTCCGGGACGTGGGGCCGGGGCTCATCCACCGGGGCCCGGACTGGCAGGTGACGGCGGCCCCCGCCGAGCACGTGCAGCCCTATCTGGATTCGCTGGCCTACCGGCTCGACTCGGCGGCGGGCAGCGTGGTGTTCACCGGGGACACCCAGCCCTGCCCCAGCGTCATCGATCTAGCCCGCGGAGCGGACACCATGCTCTGCATGTGCTGGGATGACCAGGAGCGCATGGGGTCGATGGGCGAGAACTTCGGCCAGTGCGGGACGACGGGCGCCGCGGAGATGGCCAAGGCGGCCGGGGTGAAGCGTCTGGTCCTCGTGCACACCGGTCCCCATCTCTCCGGCCACGGCCCCATGGAGAAGGGGATCGGCGACGTCCGCCGGATCTACGACGGCGAGATCATCTTCGCCGAGGAGCTGATGCCGCTGCCGATGCGGTGA
- a CDS encoding DUF126 domain-containing protein — protein sequence MTAPLVLTGHPGVGEVVEGEALVSAEGFSARYDLDRSTGTIARESHPLYGRSIAGKVLVCPLAKGGFATSWALLDLKSRRLAPVAMLFGWANPVMVQGAVLAGVALMDRLSPDPVAVIRTGDRVRVDPRAARVEVWPMAVPTTTNAR from the coding sequence ATGACGGCGCCCCTCGTCCTCACCGGCCACCCCGGCGTCGGCGAGGTCGTGGAAGGCGAGGCGCTCGTGTCCGCCGAGGGTTTCAGCGCCCGCTACGACCTGGACCGGTCCACCGGCACGATCGCGCGCGAGTCGCACCCGCTCTACGGCAGGTCCATCGCGGGCAAGGTGCTCGTGTGCCCGCTGGCCAAGGGCGGGTTCGCCACCTCGTGGGCGTTGCTCGACCTGAAATCCCGCCGGCTGGCCCCGGTGGCCATGCTCTTCGGCTGGGCCAACCCCGTGATGGTCCAGGGCGCCGTCCTGGCCGGCGTCGCCCTGATGGATCGCCTGTCGCCCGATCCGGTGGCCGTGATCCGGACCGGCGACCGGGTGCGCGTGGACCCCCGGGCCGCCCGCGTCGAGGTGTGGCCCATGGCCGTGCCTACCACCACCAACGCGAGGTGA
- a CDS encoding aconitase X catalytic domain-containing protein yields MRLTAEEEAIRAGRRGEPARRALEMQLAVGDFFGAERMVPVTSAHLTGDPESMGEAGLAFVEDLVRQGARFVVPATTNSCNVDFDLYRSLGQPEEVAEKERRLRALITAMGGTLLTSCANYQALGPPAFGESLAWGDTGAVIYANAVCGARSNFEGGPASYAAALTGRVPAYGMHLDACRRGTHLVQVRDQPRCVSDWGALGVFVGRQLTNYWLVPVFSGIEAAPDADALKHLGATLASYGSLAMFHIVGVTPEARTLDEAFGGRPPRETIAVEPGALERTYSSFVPEKPEVDVVVFGTPHLSIEEIRRLAALLDGATVNPRTMLLLTTSAPIKAMADREGRTRVIEAAGGRIAVGVCYYIMSPREMARRHGLRTIVTDSAKLANIIAAYGYNPIFRPTARCVEAAVAGRIPR; encoded by the coding sequence ATGCGCCTGACCGCCGAGGAGGAGGCGATCCGTGCCGGGCGCCGGGGCGAGCCGGCGCGCCGGGCGCTGGAGATGCAGCTCGCCGTGGGCGACTTCTTCGGGGCCGAGCGGATGGTGCCCGTCACATCCGCCCACCTCACCGGCGACCCGGAATCGATGGGCGAGGCCGGCCTGGCCTTCGTCGAGGATCTCGTGCGACAGGGCGCCCGCTTCGTCGTGCCGGCCACCACCAACTCGTGCAACGTCGACTTCGACCTGTACCGGTCCCTGGGCCAGCCCGAGGAAGTGGCGGAGAAGGAGCGCCGGCTCCGTGCGCTGATCACCGCCATGGGCGGCACGCTCCTCACCTCGTGCGCCAACTATCAGGCCCTGGGGCCGCCCGCGTTCGGCGAGTCGCTCGCGTGGGGGGACACCGGGGCGGTCATCTACGCCAACGCGGTGTGCGGCGCCCGCTCGAACTTCGAAGGGGGGCCGGCGTCGTACGCGGCGGCCCTCACCGGACGAGTGCCGGCGTACGGGATGCACCTCGATGCCTGCCGGCGCGGCACGCATCTGGTCCAGGTCCGCGACCAGCCGCGGTGCGTGAGTGACTGGGGGGCCCTGGGTGTCTTCGTGGGCCGCCAGCTGACCAACTACTGGCTCGTCCCCGTGTTCAGCGGCATCGAGGCGGCGCCCGATGCCGACGCCCTCAAGCACCTGGGTGCCACGCTCGCGTCGTACGGCTCGCTGGCCATGTTCCACATCGTCGGCGTCACGCCGGAGGCGCGCACGCTGGACGAGGCCTTCGGCGGTCGGCCGCCGCGGGAGACGATCGCGGTCGAGCCGGGCGCGCTCGAGCGGACCTATTCCTCCTTCGTGCCGGAGAAACCCGAGGTCGATGTGGTCGTCTTCGGCACCCCGCACCTCTCGATCGAGGAAATTCGCCGGCTGGCGGCTTTGCTGGACGGGGCCACGGTCAACCCTCGCACGATGCTCCTGCTCACCACCAGCGCCCCCATCAAGGCGATGGCCGATCGCGAGGGCCGCACGCGGGTGATCGAGGCCGCCGGCGGCCGCATCGCCGTCGGCGTCTGCTACTACATCATGAGTCCGCGCGAGATGGCCCGTCGGCACGGGCTCCGCACGATCGTCACCGACTCGGCCAAGCTCGCCAACATCATCGCCGCCTACGGCTACAATCCGATCTTCCGGCCCACGGCCCGGTGCGTGGAGGCGGCGGTGGCCGGCCGCATCCCCCGATGA
- a CDS encoding Uma2 family endonuclease, with translation MAGVEVRLRRWTRSEYERLIASGFFQPGDPVELLGGQLIVAEPQGSYHFSAIQAVEEVLRAAFGAGWQVRGQGPVALDDESEPEPDVAVVPGSFRDYVAAHPSRPVLVVEVSESSLGLDRQHKGSLYARAGLADYWIVNLVDRVLEVHREPTPDPAASFGWRYRSREILGPDASVSPLASPGARIRVADLIP, from the coding sequence ATGGCTGGCGTGGAGGTCAGACTCCGCCGTTGGACCCGCTCCGAATACGAGCGGTTGATCGCGAGCGGCTTCTTCCAGCCCGGGGACCCGGTCGAGTTGCTGGGCGGTCAACTCATCGTGGCGGAGCCCCAGGGCAGCTATCATTTCTCAGCCATCCAGGCGGTGGAAGAAGTGCTGCGGGCGGCGTTCGGAGCGGGCTGGCAGGTCCGTGGGCAGGGCCCCGTGGCGCTCGACGACGAATCCGAGCCCGAGCCGGACGTGGCCGTGGTGCCCGGGAGCTTTCGCGACTATGTGGCCGCACATCCGTCCCGACCCGTCCTGGTGGTCGAGGTCAGCGAGTCGAGCCTGGGGCTCGATCGGCAGCACAAGGGCAGCCTCTACGCCCGCGCCGGCCTCGCCGACTACTGGATCGTGAACCTGGTCGATCGCGTCCTCGAAGTCCACCGCGAGCCGACTCCCGACCCGGCGGCGTCCTTCGGCTGGCGGTACCGATCCCGCGAGATCCTCGGACCGGACGCCTCCGTGTCACCGCTGGCGTCCCCGGGCGCCCGCATCCGCGTCGCCGATCTGATTCCCTGA